A single genomic interval of Streptococcus oralis subsp. dentisani harbors:
- a CDS encoding ATP-dependent Clp protease ATP-binding subunit, translating into MNYSKALNECIESAYMVAGHFGARYLESWHLLIAMSNHSYSVAGATLNDYPYEMDRLEEVALELTETDYSQDETFTVLPFSHRLEVLFAEAEYVASVVHAKVLGTEHVLYAILHDGNALATRILERAGFSYEDQKDQVRIAALRRNLEERAGWSREDLKALRQRHRTVTDKQNSMANMMGMPQAQSGGLEDYTHDLTEQARSGKLEPVIGRDKEISRMIQILSRKTKNNPVLVGDAGVGKTALALGLAQRIASGDVPAEMAKMRVLELDLMNVVAGTRFRGDFEERMNNIIKDIEEDGKVILFIDELHTIMGSGSGIDSTLDAANILKPALARGTLRTVGATTQEEYQKHIEKDAALSRRFAKVTIEEPSLADSMTILQGLKATYEKHHRVQITDEAVETAVKMAHRYLTSRHLPDSAIDLLDEAAATVQNKSKQVKADESDLSPADKALMDGKWKQAAQLIAKEQEVPVYKDLVTESDILTTLSRLSGIPVQKLTQTDAKKYLNLEAELHKRVIGQDQAVSSISRAIRRNQSGIRSHKRPIGSFMFLGPTGVGKTELAKALAEVLFDDESALIRFDMSEYMEKFAASRLNGAPPGYVGYEEGGELTEKVRNKPYSVLLFDEVEKAHPDIFNVLLQVLDDGVLTDSKGRKVDFSNTIIIMTSNLGATALRDDKTVGFGAKDIRFDQENMEKRIFEELKKAYRPEFINRIDEKVVFHSLDSEHMQEIVKIMVKPLIASLAEKGIDLKLQASALKLLASKGYNPEMGARPLRRTLQTEVEDKLAELLLKGELVAGRTLKIGVKAGQLKFDIA; encoded by the coding sequence ATGAACTATTCAAAAGCATTGAATGAATGTATCGAGAGTGCCTACATGGTTGCGGGCCATTTTGGAGCTCGATATCTAGAGTCTTGGCATTTATTGATTGCCATGTCCAATCACAGTTACAGTGTAGCAGGGGCGACTCTAAATGATTATCCTTATGAAATGGACCGTTTAGAAGAGGTTGCGTTGGAACTGACTGAAACGGATTATAGCCAAGACGAAACCTTTACAGTATTGCCTTTTTCCCATCGTTTGGAGGTTCTCTTTGCAGAAGCAGAGTATGTGGCCTCAGTGGTCCATGCTAAGGTGCTAGGGACAGAGCATGTCCTCTATGCGATTTTGCATGATGGCAATGCCTTGGCAACTCGCATCTTGGAGAGAGCAGGCTTTTCTTATGAAGACCAGAAAGATCAGGTCAGAATTGCTGCTCTTCGTCGCAATCTAGAAGAGCGTGCAGGATGGAGTCGTGAAGACCTTAAGGCTTTGCGTCAACGTCATCGCACAGTAACTGACAAACAAAATTCCATGGCAAATATGATGGGTATGCCTCAAGCTCAAAGTGGCGGTTTAGAGGATTACACGCATGACCTAACGGAGCAAGCGCGCTCTGGCAAGTTAGAGCCAGTTATCGGTCGAGACAAGGAAATCTCACGTATGATTCAAATCTTGAGCCGTAAAACCAAGAACAATCCTGTCTTGGTTGGTGATGCTGGTGTTGGGAAAACAGCTCTGGCACTTGGACTTGCTCAGCGTATTGCCAGTGGGGATGTACCTGCGGAAATGGCTAAGATGCGCGTTTTGGAGCTTGATTTGATGAATGTTGTTGCGGGGACACGTTTTCGTGGTGACTTTGAAGAGCGCATGAACAATATCATCAAGGATATCGAGGAAGATGGCAAAGTGATCCTCTTTATTGATGAACTTCACACCATTATGGGTTCTGGAAGCGGTATTGATTCGACTCTGGATGCTGCCAATATCTTGAAACCAGCCTTAGCTCGCGGAACTCTGAGAACGGTTGGTGCAACCACTCAGGAAGAATACCAAAAACACATCGAAAAAGACGCAGCTCTTTCTCGTCGTTTTGCAAAAGTGACGATTGAAGAGCCAAGTCTAGCTGACAGTATGACTATTTTGCAAGGTTTGAAAGCGACCTATGAGAAACACCACCGTGTGCAAATCACAGATGAAGCCGTTGAAACAGCTGTCAAGATGGCGCATCGTTACTTGACCAGTCGTCACTTACCAGACTCTGCTATCGACCTTTTAGATGAAGCAGCAGCAACAGTGCAAAACAAATCCAAGCAAGTGAAAGCAGACGAATCCGACTTGAGTCCAGCTGACAAGGCCTTGATGGATGGCAAGTGGAAACAAGCTGCCCAGTTAATCGCAAAAGAGCAGGAAGTCCCTGTCTATAAAGACTTGGTGACAGAATCTGATATTTTGACCACCTTGAGTCGCTTGTCAGGGATTCCAGTTCAAAAACTGACGCAAACAGATGCTAAGAAATATCTGAACTTGGAAGCGGAGTTGCACAAACGTGTCATCGGACAAGATCAAGCTGTTTCAAGTATTAGTCGTGCGATTCGCCGCAATCAGTCAGGTATTCGCAGTCACAAGCGTCCAATTGGTTCCTTTATGTTCCTAGGGCCAACGGGTGTCGGTAAGACCGAATTGGCCAAGGCTCTGGCAGAAGTCCTCTTTGATGACGAATCAGCCCTTATCCGCTTTGATATGAGTGAGTATATGGAGAAATTTGCGGCCAGCCGTCTCAATGGAGCTCCTCCAGGCTATGTGGGCTACGAAGAAGGTGGGGAGTTGACTGAGAAGGTTCGCAACAAACCATACTCCGTTCTCCTCTTTGATGAGGTAGAGAAGGCTCACCCAGACATCTTTAATGTCCTCTTGCAGGTTCTGGACGACGGTGTCTTGACAGATAGCAAGGGGCGCAAGGTTGATTTTTCAAATACTATTATCATCATGACGTCAAACCTTGGTGCGACGGCTCTTCGTGATGACAAGACGGTCGGCTTTGGGGCCAAGGATATTCGTTTTGACCAGGAAAATATGGAAAAACGAATCTTTGAAGAGTTGAAAAAAGCTTATCGACCAGAGTTTATCAACCGTATTGATGAAAAGGTGGTCTTCCATAGCTTGGATAGCGAACACATGCAGGAAATCGTTAAGATCATGGTTAAACCATTAATTGCTAGCCTGGCAGAGAAGGGTATCGACTTGAAACTGCAAGCTTCAGCGTTGAAGTTACTGGCAAGCAAAGGTTACAATCCAGAAATGGGAGCTCGTCCACTTC
- a CDS encoding CtsR family transcriptional regulator, protein MRFKNTSDHIEAYIKAILDQSGIVELQRSQLADTFQVVPSQINYVIKTRFTESRGYLVESKRGGGGYIRIGRIEFSNHHEMLRDLLYSIGEQVSQEIYEDILQLLVEQDLMTKQEMTLLVSVATDRVLGEESSVVRANMLRQLLQEVDRKEK, encoded by the coding sequence ATGAGATTTAAAAATACATCAGATCATATCGAAGCCTATATCAAGGCGATTTTAGACCAGTCTGGTATCGTGGAATTGCAGCGGAGCCAGTTGGCAGATACCTTTCAGGTTGTGCCGAGTCAGATCAACTATGTCATCAAGACACGTTTTACTGAAAGCAGAGGTTACTTGGTTGAGAGCAAGCGGGGTGGCGGAGGCTACATTCGCATAGGCCGGATTGAGTTTTCCAATCATCATGAGATGCTCCGCGATTTGCTTTACTCGATTGGTGAGCAAGTTAGTCAGGAGATTTATGAGGATATTCTCCAGCTTTTGGTGGAGCAGGACTTGATGACCAAGCAGGAGATGACCTTACTGGTATCTGTGGCAACGGATCGTGTCCTAGGGGAAGAATCCTCAGTTGTCCGTGCCAATATGCTCCGACAGCTATTACAAGAGGTAGATAGAAAAGAGAAGTAA
- a CDS encoding helix-turn-helix domain-containing protein, whose product MKSQETKTEFIKLRASGKSFDYIAKELSISKSTCSSWEKELKDAIAELKQEQLNEL is encoded by the coding sequence ATGAAAAGTCAAGAAACTAAAACAGAATTTATTAAACTAAGAGCGTCTGGGAAATCATTTGACTATATAGCTAAAGAACTAAGTATCAGTAAGTCAACTTGTAGCAGTTGGGAAAAAGAACTAAAAGACGCTATAGCAGAATTAAAACAGGAACAGCTTAACGAATTATAG
- a CDS encoding ABC transporter ATP-binding protein, translating to MTEIRLEHVSYAYGDEKILEDINLQVTSGEVVSILGPSGVGKTTLFNLIAGILEVQSGRIVLDSEENPKGRVSYMLQKDLLLEHKTVLGNIILPLLIQKVNKAEAIARADEILATFQLTAVRDKYPHELSGGMRQRVALLRTYLFGHKLFLLDEAFSALDEMTKMELHAWYLEIHKQLELTTLIITHSIEEALNLSDRIYILKNRPGQIVSEIKLDWSEGVDKEVQKIAYKRQILAELGLDK from the coding sequence ATGACAGAAATTAGACTTGAACATGTAAGTTATGCCTATGGCGATGAAAAGATTTTAGAGGATATTAACCTGCAGGTGACTTCGGGTGAAGTGGTTTCTATCCTAGGTCCAAGTGGTGTTGGAAAGACCACTCTCTTTAACCTAATAGCTGGGATTTTAGAAGTCCAGTCGGGGCGAATTGTCCTTGACAGCGAGGAAAATCCTAAGGGGCGCGTGAGTTATATGTTGCAAAAGGATCTCCTCTTGGAGCACAAGACAGTCCTTGGCAATATTATCCTGCCTCTCTTGATTCAAAAGGTGAATAAGGCAGAAGCCATTGCCCGAGCGGATGAAATTCTTGCGACCTTCCAGTTGACAGCCGTAAGGGACAAGTATCCTCATGAACTCAGCGGAGGGATGCGGCAACGTGTGGCCTTACTCCGTACCTACCTTTTCGGGCATAAACTCTTTCTCTTGGACGAGGCTTTCAGTGCCTTGGATGAAATGACCAAGATGGAACTTCATGCTTGGTATCTGGAGATTCACAAACAGCTGGAGTTGACAACTTTAATTATCACGCATAGTATCGAGGAGGCACTCAATCTCAGTGACCGCATCTATATCTTGAAAAATCGCCCTGGGCAAATTGTTTCAGAAATTAAACTAGATTGGTCTGAAGGTGTGGACAAGGAAGTTCAAAAAATTGCCTACAAACGTCAAATCTTAGCAGAATTGGGCTTAGATAAGTAG
- a CDS encoding ABC transporter substrate-binding protein translates to MKKTWKVFLTIVTAFIAVVLVACGQGTASKDNKEAELKKIDFILDWTPNTNHTGLYVAKEKGYFKEAGVDVDLKLPPEESSSDLVINGKAPFAVYFQDYMAKKLEKGAGITAVAAIVEHNTSGIISRKSDNVTSPKDLVGKKYGTWNDPTELAMLKTLVESQGGDFEKVEKVPNNDSNSITPIANGVFDTAWIYYGWDGILAKSQGVDANFMYLKDYVKEFDYYSPVIIANNDYLKDNKEEARKIIQAIKKGYQYAMEHPEEAADILIKNAPELKEKRDFVIESQKYLSKEYASDKEKWGQFDAARWNAFYKWDKENGILKEDLTDKGFTNEFVK, encoded by the coding sequence ATGAAAAAAACATGGAAAGTGTTTTTAACGATTGTAACGGCTTTTATAGCTGTTGTGCTTGTGGCTTGTGGTCAAGGGACTGCTTCTAAGGATAACAAAGAAGCAGAACTCAAGAAGATTGACTTTATTCTAGACTGGACGCCAAATACCAACCACACAGGGCTTTATGTAGCCAAGGAAAAAGGCTATTTCAAAGAAGCTGGAGTGGATGTTGATTTGAAATTGCCACCAGAAGAAAGCTCTTCTGACTTGGTTATCAATGGTAAGGCACCATTTGCAGTGTATTTCCAAGACTACATGGCTAAGAAATTGGAAAAAGGGGCAGGAATCACTGCCGTTGCCGCTATCGTAGAGCACAATACATCAGGGATCATCTCACGTAAATCTGACAATGTCACCAGTCCAAAAGACTTGGTTGGGAAGAAATACGGTACTTGGAATGACCCCACTGAGCTTGCTATGTTGAAAACATTGGTAGAATCACAAGGTGGAGATTTTGAAAAGGTTGAAAAAGTACCAAACAACGACTCAAACTCCATCACACCGATTGCCAATGGCGTCTTTGACACTGCTTGGATCTACTACGGTTGGGATGGTATCCTTGCCAAATCTCAAGGCGTAGATGCTAACTTCATGTACTTAAAAGACTATGTTAAGGAGTTTGACTACTACTCACCCGTTATCATCGCAAACAACGACTATTTGAAAGACAATAAAGAAGAAGCTCGTAAAATCATCCAAGCCATCAAAAAAGGCTATCAATATGCTATGGAGCATCCAGAGGAAGCAGCCGATATTCTCATCAAGAATGCACCTGAGCTCAAAGAAAAACGTGACTTTGTCATCGAATCTCAAAAATACTTGTCAAAAGAATATGCAAGCGACAAGGAAAAATGGGGTCAATTTGATGCAGCTCGCTGGAACGCCTTCTACAAATGGGATAAAGAAAATGGTATCCTTAAAGAAGACTTGACAGACAAAGGCTTCACTAACGAATTTGTAAAATAA
- a CDS encoding ABC transporter permease: MRNLKSMMRRHISLLGFIGVLSVWQLAGIFKLLPKFILPTPFEILQAFVRDREFLWHHSWATLRVALLGLVLGVLIACLMAVLMDSLTWLNDLIYPMMVVVQTIPTIAIAPILVLWLGYGILPKIVLIILTTTFPIIVSILDGFRHCDKDMLTLFSLMRANPWQILWHFKIPVSLPYFYAGLRVSVSYAFITTVVSEWLGGFEGLGVYMIQSKKLFQYDTMFAIIILVSIISLLGMKLVDISEKYVIKWKRP; encoded by the coding sequence ATGAGAAACTTGAAAAGTATGATGAGACGACACATTAGTCTTTTGGGCTTTATAGGAGTCTTGTCGGTCTGGCAGTTAGCGGGAATATTCAAACTTTTACCCAAGTTTATCCTACCAACTCCCTTTGAAATTCTCCAGGCCTTTGTTCGTGACAGAGAATTTCTCTGGCACCATAGCTGGGCGACCTTGAGAGTGGCTTTACTGGGGTTGGTTCTGGGAGTCTTGATTGCCTGTCTCATGGCGGTGCTTATGGACAGTCTGACTTGGCTCAATGATTTGATTTACCCTATGATGGTGGTTGTCCAGACTATCCCGACCATTGCCATAGCCCCTATCTTGGTCTTGTGGCTAGGTTATGGGATTTTGCCCAAGATTGTCTTGATTATCCTGACGACAACCTTCCCGATCATCGTCAGTATTTTAGATGGTTTTAGGCATTGTGACAAGGATATGCTGACCTTGTTTAGTCTGATGCGTGCAAACCCTTGGCAAATTCTATGGCATTTTAAAATTCCGGTCAGCCTGCCCTACTTTTATGCAGGTCTGAGGGTCAGTGTCTCCTACGCCTTTATCACAACAGTGGTATCTGAGTGGTTGGGAGGCTTTGAAGGACTAGGTGTTTACATGATTCAGTCCAAGAAACTGTTTCAGTATGATACCATGTTTGCCATTATTATTCTGGTGTCGATTATCAGCCTTTTGGGTATGAAATTGGTCGATATTAGCGAAAAATATGTGATTAAATGGAAACGTCCCTAA
- a CDS encoding thiamine-binding protein — MKASIALQVLPLSQGIDRIAIIDQVIAYLQAQSVTMVVTPFETVLEGEFDELMRILKEALEVAGQEADNVFANVKINVGEILSIDEKLEKYDETTH, encoded by the coding sequence ATGAAAGCAAGCATTGCCTTGCAAGTCTTGCCCTTATCACAGGGGATTGACCGGATTGCTATTATCGATCAGGTTATTGCTTATCTACAAGCTCAGTCCGTGACCATGGTGGTGACACCCTTTGAAACGGTCTTGGAAGGGGAGTTTGATGAGCTTATGCGCATTCTCAAAGAAGCGCTAGAAGTGGCAGGGCAGGAGGCAGATAATGTCTTTGCCAATGTCAAAATAAATGTAGGAGAGATTTTAAGCATCGATGAGAAACTTGAAAAGTATGATGAGACGACACATTAG